TCCACGACAACGGGCGGTTGACGACCGGCCGTCCTCGTGGGCGCGCCGAGCGTGAAAGGGCCACCTTCCTGCTCAGTTGATTGCGGTGACCTCGGATGGGGTGAAGTTTTGCCGAAAACTCCACCCCCTCCCAGGGCACAGGGGGTACCCAGCTTGCCGAAAACCGGCACGCCCCTTCTCGAAGTCAATCGGCGTGCAGGAGATCGGCCAGTTCCGCGGCGTTGGTGTGGGCGTGGTCGCGATAGCAGTTGTTCATCACCACGTGCGTCGTCGTGGCCGAATCGGCCAGTTCGCGAAGCTTCGGTGCCCACTCGGCAAGTTCGCGGTGCGAGTATTTGTAGCCGAATCGTTCACCGATGTCGCGGCTGTTCCACTTGTCGGAATGCCCGTGAAACCGTACGACCGCGAGATCGGCGGTGGCGGCGACCACCGGTGGGATTGAACTGGTGTATCCCTGTGGCATGTCCACCACGACATACGGTAGGTCGTGGCTGGACAGGAACTCCAGCGTCTCTGCACGGTTGCGCTCCTGCATCCACGTGTGGTTGCGGAACTCGACGCACACCGGCATCGGTGCCGCGCGGTCGCGGCATTCCAGGACGTACTCCTTGTTGGTTCGGCCGATCGGAAACCACGGTGGGAACTGCAGGAGGATCGCGCCCAGTTTGCCCGCCTCGTGCAGCGGCGTGAGTGTGCCCAGGAATCGTTGCCAGAGTTCATCGACGACGCGCGGATCGAGGTCGTGGAGGTAGACGTTCGATCTGTTGATGTCGTCGGTCGCGGACCGCAGATCCTCGGGCAGCGCGGAGGGCTTGGTCGGGTGCCGGGTGAACAGGCTGAATGCCTTGATGTTGAAGATGAAGTGTGCCGGTGTGCGCTGCGTCCACAACCTCGTGGTCCGCTCCGCGACCAGGCTGTAGTAGGTCGCGTCGACCTCGACCAGTGAGAACGTGTCGGCGTAGAACCCGAGACGTTTGGCCGGGGTGTCGACCCCGGGCGGGTACCAACCCGAGTCGATCAGACTTCTGTCGGTCCAGCCCGCGGTGCCGACCAGGAGCTTGCCCATGCCCGCAGGGTCGCATCATCGTGCGGGCATCGCCTGCCCTGCTGGCTCGCCGCGGGCGCCGCGAGCCCGACAGTTCCTGCTGCCGGAGCCTCCTACTCTTCGAGGAGCGCGACGATCCGCTCGGTGGTTTCCCGCATGTGCGAGCGCACCACGTCGCGAGCGCGGTCGACATCACCGGCTTCGATGGCGTCGACGATGGGGACGTGACGCTTCCAGTCGATGTTGCGCAGGGCCAGTTCCTGGCCGGATCGGCTGATGGTGGCTCTGGTGAGCCCGGAGATGTGCTGCCACGACTGCACCAGTGTTTCGTTGCCCGTGAGCTGACACAGGTGCCGGTGGAAACCGAGGTCGGCTTCGACGAGGTCGGCCAGGTTCTGCTCGGTGTCCCGAAGTTTGTTCAGCGATTCCCGTAATGCCTGCACGACGTCGCCGCGTTCGGGCATCTCGCAGAGCGTCTCCACGGCGAGGGTCTCGAGCGATCGGCGTACCGCGAAGATGTCGCGAATCTCGGAGGGCGTCAGCGCCCGCACCAGAAGCCGTCCCCGTTCGCCGGACACGACCAGCCCTTCCTGGACGAGGTGACGCAAGGCTTCCCGCAGCGTGCCCCGGGACACGGAGAGGGCGTCGCTGAGTTCGGTCTCGATGAGCCGAGTGCCCGGGGCGAGCTGACCACTGCTGATGGCTTCGCGCAGTTTGTGCAGGCTCTGTTCGCGCAGCGTGTTGCGGTCTACGCCATCCAGGGCGGGGACGTCGAGGGCCAACGGATACTCGCCTTTCGTCTCGGACGGAGCGTGCGTCGTTCAGTCTAGCCCACTGCGTCGTTGCCTGTTTTCAGTTGACTGTTGACAGTCAACTGGTGACGGGGTTCACTGTGTGCCACCTAACGAAGGAAGCGCCTGGTGCATGGGAGTCAACTGATGAGTGAACTGGGTTGCTCGACGATCTCGTTCTGTCACAGGCCGCTGCCGGAGGCGTTGGCAGCGATCTCGGCGCTCGGGATGTCGGGCATCGATCTCGGTGGGCTTCCCGGAGTGTGTGAGCACATTCCGACCCCGCTGGACCGAGATCCCGACGACATCGTGG
This Haloactinomyces albus DNA region includes the following protein-coding sequences:
- a CDS encoding DUF72 domain-containing protein, with the protein product MGKLLVGTAGWTDRSLIDSGWYPPGVDTPAKRLGFYADTFSLVEVDATYYSLVAERTTRLWTQRTPAHFIFNIKAFSLFTRHPTKPSALPEDLRSATDDINRSNVYLHDLDPRVVDELWQRFLGTLTPLHEAGKLGAILLQFPPWFPIGRTNKEYVLECRDRAAPMPVCVEFRNHTWMQERNRAETLEFLSSHDLPYVVVDMPQGYTSSIPPVVAATADLAVVRFHGHSDKWNSRDIGERFGYKYSHRELAEWAPKLRELADSATTTHVVMNNCYRDHAHTNAAELADLLHAD
- a CDS encoding GntR family transcriptional regulator, encoding MALDVPALDGVDRNTLREQSLHKLREAISSGQLAPGTRLIETELSDALSVSRGTLREALRHLVQEGLVVSGERGRLLVRALTPSEIRDIFAVRRSLETLAVETLCEMPERGDVVQALRESLNKLRDTEQNLADLVEADLGFHRHLCQLTGNETLVQSWQHISGLTRATISRSGQELALRNIDWKRHVPIVDAIEAGDVDRARDVVRSHMRETTERIVALLEE